From a region of the Streptomyces venezuelae genome:
- a CDS encoding 1,4-dihydroxy-6-naphthoate synthase, which translates to MSTSISTGEPLKIAYSPCPNDTFVFDAWAHGRVPGAPDLDVTFADIDITNGMAERGELDVLKVSYAVLPWVLEEYALLPCGGALGRGCGPLVLTREPGLDLTGKTVAVPSERSTAYLLFRLWAADVLPEGVGEVVVLPFHEIMPAVRDGRVDAGLVIHEARFTYQDYGLHRLADMGEHWESTTGLPIPLGAIIARRSLGAERLRALAESARTSVRMAWDDPEASRPYVRAHAQELDPAVADQHIGLYVNEFTADLGDSGYAAVRGLLTRAAAEGLVPAIPPGSLDFPQG; encoded by the coding sequence ATGAGCACCAGCATCAGCACCGGTGAACCGCTGAAGATCGCCTACTCGCCCTGCCCTAACGACACCTTCGTCTTCGACGCGTGGGCGCACGGCCGGGTCCCGGGCGCTCCCGACCTCGACGTCACCTTCGCGGACATCGACATCACCAACGGCATGGCCGAGCGCGGTGAGCTGGACGTGCTGAAGGTGTCGTACGCCGTGCTGCCGTGGGTGCTGGAGGAGTACGCGCTGCTGCCCTGCGGCGGGGCGCTGGGGCGCGGCTGCGGCCCGCTGGTGCTGACGCGCGAGCCGGGCCTGGACCTGACGGGGAAGACGGTCGCGGTGCCGAGCGAACGCTCCACCGCCTACCTGCTGTTCCGGCTGTGGGCGGCGGACGTGCTGCCGGAGGGCGTCGGCGAGGTCGTCGTCCTGCCGTTCCACGAGATCATGCCGGCGGTCCGGGACGGCCGGGTGGACGCCGGGCTGGTGATCCACGAGGCCCGGTTCACGTATCAGGACTACGGACTGCACCGCCTGGCCGACATGGGTGAGCACTGGGAGTCCACGACCGGCCTGCCGATCCCGCTCGGCGCGATCATCGCCCGGCGCTCGCTGGGCGCGGAGCGGCTGCGGGCGCTGGCCGAGTCGGCCCGTACGTCGGTGCGGATGGCCTGGGACGACCCGGAGGCCTCCCGCCCGTACGTCCGCGCGCACGCCCAGGAGCTGGACCCGGCCGTCGCCGACCAGCACATCGGTCTCTACGTCAACGAGTTCACCGCCGACCTCGGCGACTCCGGCTACGCGGCGGTGCGCGGGCTGCTCACCCGGGCCGCGGCCGAGGGACTGGTACCGGCCATCCCGCCCGGTTCGCTGGACTTCCCGCAGGGCTGA
- a CDS encoding DUF2771 domain-containing protein, whose protein sequence is MTAPLFSGRARRSVAALGAVSAGLLLLSACGEKPTPLATVTVGTSSVSAEASCHNDGKELSMDQVQECLTNLKNPKTVEYARGDTLRLGVEPEIVEDGKRWSAVLDGQPITEPSSNTYRSFPGADVFATGGQGEAPSSKKLAFLQIAEDGKPLAVWSFNLKLK, encoded by the coding sequence ATGACCGCACCGCTTTTCTCGGGTAGGGCCCGCCGCAGCGTCGCGGCCCTCGGAGCCGTGTCCGCCGGCCTCCTCCTCCTCTCCGCCTGCGGCGAGAAGCCGACACCGCTGGCGACCGTGACGGTCGGCACCTCGTCGGTGTCCGCCGAAGCCTCCTGCCACAACGACGGCAAGGAGCTCTCCATGGACCAGGTCCAGGAGTGCCTCACGAACCTCAAGAACCCCAAGACCGTCGAGTACGCCCGCGGCGACACCCTGCGTCTCGGGGTCGAGCCGGAGATCGTCGAGGACGGCAAGCGCTGGTCGGCGGTCCTGGACGGCCAGCCGATCACCGAGCCCTCCTCGAACACCTACCGCAGCTTCCCGGGCGCCGACGTCTTCGCGACCGGCGGCCAGGGCGAGGCCCCTTCCTCGAAGAAGCTCGCGTTCCTGCAGATCGCCGAGGACGGCAAGCCGCTCGCCGTCTGGTCCTTCAACCTCAAGCTCAAGTAA
- a CDS encoding MFS transporter — translation MSSVAPVRSSDDGSGPARRAGRAVGRALHLPARGIRRATHAHGAGESGLGKLIELHAINGAGDMLITVALASTVFFSVPTDEARGRVALYLGITMAPFTVLAPVIGPLLDRLPHGRRASMAAAMLARALLALLMSGAVATGGIQLYPAALGVLVASKSYGVVRSAVVPRLLPPRFSLVKANSRVTLAGLLATGVAAPVGAALNLIGPQWPLYGACLVFVWGTVAAFTLPHKVDEAKGERRARLSTHEAHSKRPGLRTVSRSVLCGLLANASMRALSGFLIFFLAFLLREHPLAGQSAAVSLGIVGVSAGVGNACGTAAGAWLRARAPEAIIAAVLCLTLGVAVLAAVFFSGLFMAVLGATAGFCQALAKLSLDAMIQRDVPESVRTSAFARSETLLQVAWVLGGAIGIVLPLNGVLGMSVAAAIVALGTTMALRGVLSAPRPRQPGTSRPRVA, via the coding sequence ATGTCGAGTGTGGCACCCGTACGGTCGTCCGACGACGGCTCGGGACCGGCCAGGCGGGCCGGCCGGGCTGTCGGGCGTGCGCTGCACCTTCCGGCGCGGGGGATCCGGCGGGCCACGCACGCGCACGGGGCCGGTGAATCGGGCCTCGGCAAGCTGATCGAGCTGCACGCCATCAACGGCGCCGGCGACATGCTGATCACGGTGGCGCTGGCCTCGACGGTGTTCTTCTCCGTTCCCACGGACGAGGCACGGGGCCGGGTGGCCCTGTACCTCGGCATCACGATGGCCCCGTTCACCGTGCTGGCCCCGGTGATCGGCCCGCTCCTGGACCGGCTGCCGCACGGCCGCCGGGCTTCGATGGCGGCCGCGATGCTGGCCCGGGCGCTGCTGGCGCTGCTGATGTCGGGGGCGGTGGCGACGGGGGGCATCCAGCTGTATCCGGCGGCGCTCGGCGTGCTGGTGGCGTCGAAGTCGTACGGGGTGGTGCGCAGTGCGGTGGTGCCGCGGCTGCTGCCGCCGCGGTTCTCACTCGTCAAGGCGAACTCGCGGGTCACGCTGGCCGGTCTGCTGGCGACGGGCGTGGCGGCGCCGGTGGGTGCCGCGCTGAACCTGATCGGACCGCAGTGGCCGCTGTACGGGGCCTGCCTGGTCTTCGTGTGGGGCACGGTCGCGGCGTTCACGCTGCCGCACAAGGTGGACGAGGCCAAGGGGGAGCGCCGGGCGCGGCTGTCCACGCACGAGGCGCACTCGAAGCGGCCGGGCCTGCGGACGGTCAGCCGGTCGGTGCTGTGCGGGCTGCTGGCGAACGCCTCGATGCGTGCGCTGTCCGGGTTCCTGATCTTCTTCCTGGCGTTCCTGCTGCGCGAGCATCCCCTGGCGGGGCAGAGCGCGGCGGTGTCGCTGGGCATCGTGGGCGTCTCGGCGGGCGTGGGCAACGCCTGCGGCACGGCGGCGGGGGCGTGGCTGCGGGCGCGGGCGCCGGAGGCGATCATCGCGGCGGTGCTGTGCCTGACGCTGGGCGTGGCGGTGCTCGCGGCGGTGTTCTTCAGCGGGCTGTTCATGGCCGTGCTGGGCGCGACGGCGGGCTTCTGCCAGGCGCTGGCGAAGCTGTCGCTGGACGCGATGATCCAGCGGGACGTGCCGGAGTCGGTGCGGACGTCGGCGTTCGCCCGTTCGGAGACGCTGCTCCAGGTGGCGTGGGTACTGGGCGGTGCGATCGGCATCGTGCTGCCGCTGAACGGCGTACTGGGCATGTCGGTGGCGGCGGCGATCGTGGCCCTGGGCACGACGATGGCCCTGCGCGGTGTCCTCTCGGCGCCGCGCCCCCGCCAGCCGGGCACCTCCCGCCCCCGCGTGGCGTAG
- a CDS encoding cold-shock protein, whose amino-acid sequence MPTGKVKWFNSEKGFGFLSRDDGGDVFVHSSVLPAGVDALKPGQRVEFGVVAGQRGDQALSVTVLDPAPSVAAAQRRKPDELASIVQDLTTLLENITPMLERGRYPDKVHGTKIAGLLRAVADQLDV is encoded by the coding sequence GTGCCTACCGGCAAGGTCAAGTGGTTCAACAGCGAGAAGGGCTTCGGCTTCCTCTCCCGCGACGACGGCGGCGACGTCTTCGTCCACTCGTCGGTGCTCCCCGCCGGGGTGGACGCCCTCAAGCCCGGCCAGCGCGTCGAGTTCGGTGTCGTCGCGGGTCAGCGCGGTGACCAGGCACTTTCGGTGACGGTACTGGACCCCGCACCCTCCGTCGCGGCGGCGCAGCGGCGCAAGCCCGACGAGCTCGCCTCGATCGTGCAGGACCTCACGACCCTGCTGGAGAACATCACCCCGATGCTGGAGCGCGGCCGCTACCCCGACAAGGTGCACGGCACGAAGATCGCCGGACTGCTGCGCGCGGTCGCCGACCAGCTCGACGTCTGA
- a CDS encoding SigE family RNA polymerase sigma factor, whose protein sequence is MPPGTEHDFEAFARGSQRRLYRTAYLLCGNADGARDLTQTTLAKLFQHWRRVSTADHPEAYARTVLTRTFLAERRRRLRDLLAHRRADPPPRPEHADLRVTLLAALAELPPRARAMVVLRYWEDLSVETVAELLRCSEGTVKSQCSRALVKLRARLGEAHIYATES, encoded by the coding sequence ATGCCACCAGGCACCGAGCACGACTTCGAGGCCTTCGCCCGGGGCAGTCAGCGCAGGCTGTACCGCACCGCGTACCTGCTGTGCGGGAACGCGGACGGCGCACGTGATCTGACCCAGACCACGCTCGCGAAGCTTTTCCAGCACTGGCGGCGGGTGTCCACCGCCGACCACCCCGAGGCGTACGCGAGGACCGTGCTGACCCGCACCTTCCTCGCCGAGCGCCGGCGCCGGCTGCGCGACCTGCTGGCCCACCGGCGCGCCGATCCGCCGCCCCGGCCCGAGCACGCCGACCTGCGCGTCACCCTGCTCGCCGCGCTGGCCGAACTCCCGCCGCGGGCCCGCGCCATGGTCGTCCTGCGCTACTGGGAGGACCTGAGCGTCGAGACCGTCGCCGAACTGCTGCGCTGCAGCGAGGGCACGGTCAAGAGCCAGTGCTCACGCGCCCTGGTGAAGCTGCGCGCGCGGCTCGGCGAGGCCCACATCTACGCGACCGAGAGCTGA
- a CDS encoding helicase-associated domain-containing protein: MGTGRLTGRRDQEATVPEASTAAGSAGGSPAGNSPRSLAEALRARDDAALAALLRARPDLLGPVPGDVTQLATRAGTRASVVRALDRLDRFALQTAEALAVGPDPCPYPVLEGLLTGGEDERARAALPGALATLRDQALVWGDEDRLRLVRTARELLAPSASRPSPTGLGPTVAEATAGMSPTRVQEIVAAVGLPATHDPVSAVTALTGLFTDPERMSALLDEAPAEAHQVLGRLVWGPPYGEVTPNPTPPVRWLRDRGLLLPATARTVVLPREVALHLRGGLAHRDTAPVAPPVPAHREHRPQLVDANAAGQALAALATVEELVKSWEHAGPPVLRAGGLSVRDLKRTAAALDTTEQQAAFWAELAYAAGLLASDGEADERYAPTPAFDDWLELPPAERWSHLAAAWLPATRTAPLVGEQDAKGRTLSALGPELDRSAAPEVRRRVLELLGDLPEGGAPDPDALLARLAWERPVRGASDLRARLAHWTLAEAEVLGVTGRGALSGPGRALLEHRDPAPLLAPQLPEPVDHVLLQADLTAVAPGPLRRPLGDTLAVLADVESKGGATVYRFTPGSVRRALDAGHAAADLHAFLKEHSRTPVPQPLAYLIDDVARRHGHLRVGAASSYVRCDDDAMLGEILADKRSAGLGLRRLAPTVLAAQADPTVLLEGLRSMGYAPAAESRTGDVLVARADARRTPARSAPVPVPEGPPVPDATLLAAAVRAIRAGDVAATAVRKEPAAASASAVPGELPRTSAAETLATVQAAALTGSAVWIGYVNAEGAASQRVIAPVRVEGGFVTGYDHTADEVRTYALHRITGVAELADDQV; the protein is encoded by the coding sequence ATGGGGACCGGCCGACTGACCGGCCGACGCGACCAGGAGGCGACTGTGCCCGAGGCAAGCACTGCGGCGGGATCCGCCGGCGGGAGCCCGGCGGGAAACTCCCCGCGTTCACTCGCCGAGGCGCTGCGCGCCCGTGACGACGCGGCACTCGCGGCCCTGTTGCGGGCCCGCCCGGACCTGCTCGGACCGGTGCCCGGCGATGTGACGCAGCTGGCCACCCGGGCGGGCACCCGGGCCTCGGTGGTGCGCGCCCTGGACCGGCTGGACCGGTTCGCCCTGCAGACCGCCGAGGCGCTCGCGGTGGGCCCGGACCCGTGCCCGTACCCGGTGCTGGAGGGGCTGCTGACGGGCGGCGAGGACGAACGCGCCCGCGCCGCGCTCCCCGGCGCCCTGGCCACCCTGCGCGACCAGGCCCTGGTGTGGGGCGACGAGGACCGGCTGCGGCTGGTCCGCACGGCGCGCGAACTGCTCGCCCCGTCCGCGTCCCGGCCTTCGCCCACCGGGCTGGGGCCGACCGTCGCCGAGGCCACGGCCGGGATGTCGCCGACCCGGGTGCAGGAGATCGTGGCGGCCGTCGGGCTGCCCGCCACCCACGACCCGGTGTCCGCGGTGACGGCCCTGACCGGCCTGTTCACCGACCCGGAGCGGATGTCGGCGCTGCTGGACGAGGCTCCGGCGGAGGCGCACCAGGTGCTGGGGCGGCTCGTGTGGGGCCCGCCGTACGGCGAGGTGACACCGAATCCGACGCCGCCGGTGCGCTGGCTGCGCGACCGGGGGCTGCTGCTGCCCGCGACGGCGCGGACCGTGGTCCTGCCCCGCGAGGTGGCCCTGCACCTGCGCGGTGGGCTCGCGCACCGGGACACCGCGCCGGTGGCTCCGCCGGTGCCCGCGCACCGCGAGCACCGTCCACAGCTTGTGGACGCGAACGCCGCCGGGCAGGCGCTGGCCGCGCTGGCCACCGTCGAGGAACTGGTGAAGTCCTGGGAGCATGCGGGCCCGCCGGTGCTGCGGGCGGGCGGGCTCTCCGTACGGGACCTGAAGCGGACCGCCGCCGCACTGGACACGACCGAGCAGCAGGCGGCCTTCTGGGCCGAACTGGCCTACGCGGCCGGTCTGCTGGCCAGCGACGGGGAGGCGGACGAGCGGTACGCGCCCACCCCGGCCTTCGACGACTGGCTCGAACTGCCGCCCGCCGAGCGCTGGTCGCACCTCGCGGCGGCCTGGCTGCCGGCCACCCGCACGGCTCCGCTGGTCGGCGAGCAGGACGCCAAGGGGCGCACGCTCTCCGCGCTCGGCCCCGAACTCGACCGCTCCGCCGCCCCCGAGGTGCGCCGACGGGTCCTGGAGCTCCTCGGCGACCTGCCGGAGGGCGGCGCGCCCGACCCCGACGCCCTGCTGGCGCGGCTCGCCTGGGAGCGGCCCGTACGCGGCGCGAGCGATCTGCGGGCCCGCCTCGCGCACTGGACGCTGGCCGAGGCGGAGGTGCTCGGCGTGACCGGCCGGGGCGCGCTGTCCGGGCCCGGCCGGGCCCTGCTGGAGCACCGCGACCCGGCGCCGCTGCTGGCCCCGCAGCTGCCGGAGCCGGTGGACCACGTACTGCTGCAGGCGGACCTGACGGCCGTGGCCCCGGGGCCGCTGCGCCGCCCGCTGGGCGACACCCTCGCCGTACTCGCGGACGTGGAGTCCAAGGGCGGGGCGACGGTGTACCGGTTCACGCCCGGCTCGGTGCGCCGCGCCCTGGACGCCGGCCATGCGGCCGCGGACCTGCACGCCTTCCTGAAGGAGCACAGCCGCACCCCGGTGCCGCAGCCGCTGGCCTACCTGATCGACGACGTGGCGCGCCGGCACGGCCACCTGCGGGTGGGCGCGGCCTCCTCGTACGTGCGCTGCGACGACGACGCGATGCTGGGCGAGATCCTGGCCGACAAGCGTTCGGCCGGGCTGGGTCTGCGCCGCCTCGCGCCGACGGTGCTCGCGGCGCAGGCGGATCCGACCGTGCTGCTGGAGGGGCTGCGGTCGATGGGCTACGCGCCGGCCGCGGAGTCCCGTACCGGCGACGTGCTGGTGGCACGGGCCGACGCCCGCCGCACCCCGGCCCGCTCGGCGCCCGTACCGGTGCCGGAGGGGCCGCCGGTGCCGGACGCGACACTGCTGGCGGCGGCGGTACGGGCGATCCGGGCGGGTGACGTGGCGGCGACGGCGGTGCGCAAGGAACCGGCGGCGGCCTCGGCGTCCGCCGTACCGGGTGAACTGCCGCGCACGAGCGCGGCGGAGACCCTGGCGACGGTGCAGGCGGCCGCGCTGACCGGGTCGGCGGTGTGGATCGGGTACGTGAACGCGGAGGGTGCGGCGAGCCAGCGGGTCATCGCGCCGGTCCGGGTGGAGGGCGGCTTCGTCACCGGGTACGACCACACGGCGGACGAGGTACGGACGTACGCGCTGCACCGGATCACCGGTGTCGCGGAACTGGCGGACGACCAGGTGTAG
- a CDS encoding DUF4291 domain-containing protein — translation MSDDVPNRQIRAAHTDTTITVYQAYSPSLGLPAARDGRFPPAWKRERMTWIKPSFLWMMYRCGWGTKADQETVLAVEITREGFDRALRDACLSHHVPDVHGDRAAWKESLRAAPARVQWDPERDLRLNPLPYRSLQLGLSGPASRAYADEWTVAIRDVTGLAREIRGLLGAGDEAAARALLPAETPYPAGPLPHLGA, via the coding sequence ATGTCCGACGATGTACCGAACCGCCAGATACGCGCGGCGCACACCGACACCACGATCACCGTGTACCAGGCCTACTCCCCCTCGCTCGGGTTGCCGGCCGCGCGCGACGGCCGTTTCCCGCCCGCCTGGAAGCGGGAGCGGATGACGTGGATCAAGCCGTCGTTCCTGTGGATGATGTACCGCTGCGGCTGGGGGACCAAGGCCGACCAGGAGACGGTGCTGGCGGTCGAGATCACCCGGGAGGGCTTCGACCGGGCGCTGCGCGACGCCTGCCTGTCCCACCACGTGCCGGACGTGCACGGGGACCGGGCCGCCTGGAAGGAGTCCCTGCGGGCGGCTCCGGCCCGGGTCCAGTGGGACCCGGAGCGGGATCTGCGGCTGAACCCGCTGCCGTACCGCTCGCTCCAGCTGGGCCTGTCGGGGCCGGCCTCCCGGGCCTACGCGGACGAGTGGACGGTCGCGATCCGTGACGTGACGGGCCTGGCCCGGGAGATCCGCGGCCTGCTCGGGGCCGGGGACGAGGCGGCCGCGCGCGCCCTGCTGCCCGCGGAGACCCCGTACCCGGCGGGTCCGCTGCCCCACCTGGGGGCGTAG
- a CDS encoding flotillin family protein, producing the protein MAIGVVAGIVLAAIVAVIGLFKLMWRVAEPNEALVISGSTHKTEGLGQGMGFRIVTGRGTLVLPGVQAVRKLSLDLNETQLSVDCVTHQGIPLRVKGVVIFKVGDDLVSIANAARRFLDQQKMMPERVHIVFAGHLRSIVGGLTVEDMIRDREKLTGQTRMACGTEMEKLGLIVDSLQIHEIEDPTGYIKNLAMPHAAAVQRDARIAQAEANRLATEAEQAAFARMAEATRDSEILQAGYQAERDKAAATARQAGPLSEAAARQEVVVQETRVAELEAHRREQQLQADVRKPADAAAYETRTRAEAERDARISAAQAKARETELAAAAEATRVTTAATADAQAVEARGIASAKATRATGEAEAAATQARGLAEAESAKARGLAEAEAIKARAAALAENQEAVVAQQLAENWPAIVEAGAGAFGNVEHMVLLNGAEGMSEMFAKALTMGGTGLGVARQLLASMGQPPAPGTPSPATPPVNGRIPIHEE; encoded by the coding sequence ATGGCTATCGGCGTCGTGGCGGGAATCGTGCTCGCCGCAATCGTGGCTGTGATCGGCCTGTTCAAGCTCATGTGGCGGGTGGCCGAACCGAACGAGGCACTCGTCATCTCCGGCTCCACGCACAAGACCGAGGGCCTCGGCCAGGGCATGGGCTTCCGGATCGTCACCGGGCGGGGGACGCTCGTCCTCCCGGGCGTGCAGGCGGTGCGGAAACTCTCCCTGGACCTCAACGAGACCCAGCTGTCCGTGGACTGCGTCACCCATCAGGGCATCCCGCTGAGGGTGAAGGGCGTCGTCATCTTCAAGGTCGGCGACGACCTCGTGTCGATCGCGAACGCGGCCCGGCGCTTCCTGGACCAGCAGAAGATGATGCCCGAGCGCGTGCACATCGTCTTCGCGGGCCATCTGCGGTCCATCGTGGGCGGATTGACGGTCGAGGACATGATCCGCGACCGGGAGAAGCTGACGGGCCAGACCCGGATGGCGTGCGGTACGGAGATGGAGAAGCTCGGCCTGATCGTCGACTCGCTGCAGATCCACGAGATCGAGGACCCGACGGGCTACATCAAGAACCTGGCGATGCCGCACGCGGCGGCCGTCCAGCGGGACGCGCGGATCGCGCAGGCCGAGGCGAACCGGCTGGCCACGGAGGCCGAGCAGGCCGCCTTCGCCCGGATGGCCGAGGCGACGCGCGACAGCGAGATCCTGCAGGCCGGCTACCAGGCCGAGCGGGACAAGGCGGCGGCGACGGCCCGTCAGGCGGGCCCGCTGTCGGAGGCGGCGGCCCGCCAGGAGGTCGTCGTCCAGGAGACCCGGGTCGCGGAGCTGGAGGCGCACCGGCGCGAGCAGCAGCTGCAGGCGGACGTACGCAAGCCGGCGGACGCGGCGGCGTACGAGACCCGCACCAGGGCGGAGGCCGAGCGCGACGCCCGGATCTCGGCGGCGCAGGCGAAGGCGCGGGAGACGGAGCTCGCGGCGGCCGCGGAGGCGACGCGGGTGACGACGGCGGCGACGGCGGACGCGCAGGCCGTGGAGGCGCGGGGCATCGCCTCGGCGAAGGCCACGCGTGCGACCGGTGAGGCGGAGGCGGCGGCCACGCAGGCGAGGGGTCTCGCGGAGGCGGAGTCGGCGAAGGCGCGTGGCCTGGCGGAGGCGGAAGCGATCAAGGCGCGGGCCGCCGCGCTGGCGGAGAACCAGGAGGCGGTGGTCGCGCAGCAGCTGGCCGAGAACTGGCCGGCGATCGTGGAGGCGGGCGCGGGGGCCTTCGGGAACGTGGAGCACATGGTCCTGCTGAACGGGGCCGAGGGCATGTCGGAGATGTTCGCGAAGGCGCTGACCATGGGCGGCACGGGCCTGGGCGTGGCCCGCCAGCTCCTGGCCTCGATGGGCCAGCCCCCCGCCCCGGGAACCCCGTCCCCGGCCACCCCGCCGGTGAACGGCCGCATCCCGATCCACGAGGAGTAA
- a CDS encoding futalosine hydrolase, with protein MRALVVTAVAAEADSVTTGLTPHPDAFGPEPRTLPGGYLVNRRDLPGIAFDVLVGGVGPAAAAAGTATALALADYSLVVSAGIGGGFAPAAPLGSLVVADAIVAADLGAETPDGFLDVAELGFGHGVHLPPAELAARAAEATGALLAPVLTVSTVTGTAARAAVLTARHPMAGAEAMEGFGVAEAAAAHGLPVLEIRAVSNAVGPRDRAAWRIGDALAALADGFRVLGPVLANWGERHEHQHQHR; from the coding sequence GTGCGCGCGCTCGTCGTGACCGCGGTGGCGGCGGAGGCAGACTCCGTCACCACCGGTCTGACCCCTCATCCGGACGCGTTCGGTCCTGAGCCACGCACCTTGCCCGGCGGCTACCTCGTCAACCGCCGGGACCTTCCGGGCATCGCCTTCGACGTGCTCGTCGGGGGCGTCGGTCCGGCGGCGGCCGCCGCCGGGACCGCCACCGCCCTGGCCCTCGCCGACTACTCGCTGGTGGTCTCCGCCGGCATCGGCGGCGGGTTCGCGCCCGCCGCCCCGCTCGGTTCCCTGGTGGTCGCCGACGCGATCGTCGCCGCCGACCTGGGGGCCGAGACCCCCGACGGCTTCCTGGACGTGGCGGAACTCGGCTTCGGGCACGGCGTGCACCTGCCGCCCGCCGAGCTCGCCGCCCGCGCCGCCGAGGCGACCGGGGCGCTGCTCGCGCCCGTGCTGACCGTCTCCACCGTGACCGGGACCGCCGCCCGGGCCGCCGTGCTCACCGCGCGGCATCCGATGGCCGGGGCCGAGGCGATGGAGGGTTTCGGGGTCGCGGAGGCGGCCGCCGCGCACGGGCTGCCCGTACTGGAGATCCGCGCCGTGTCCAACGCCGTGGGCCCCCGTGACCGTGCCGCCTGGCGGATCGGGGACGCGCTCGCCGCGCTCGCCGACGGCTTCCGCGTGCTGGGGCCCGTACTCGCGAACTGGGGAGAACGCCATGAGCACCAGCATCAGCACCGGTGA
- a CDS encoding DUF3027 domain-containing protein, with the protein MSAATTRSRTPRTPDRLCVEAVELARAAAEEAAFPGVVGAHVSAVAEGDRVVTHFFESKEPGYRGWRWAVTVTRASRAKNVTLDETVLLPGDDALLAPEWVPWSERLRPGDMGPGDLLPTDAEDLRLEPGWSGEDAPPPNSVVSTEMAELVEAEDADVTDRAVVPVRGSITSVAEELGMRRARVLSRYGLHTAADRWDESFGAKTPMAQAAPASCVSCGFLVAIGGSLGQAFGVCANEFSPADGRLVSLSYGCGGHSEAAVMPAPLRPAPPVLDSMASDEFTLRPAPDTGSVPVSESDLPAADLGHS; encoded by the coding sequence GTGAGTGCTGCGACGACGCGAAGCCGTACCCCGCGTACCCCCGACCGCCTGTGCGTCGAGGCGGTAGAACTCGCCCGCGCGGCGGCCGAGGAGGCCGCCTTCCCCGGAGTGGTGGGCGCGCACGTCTCCGCCGTGGCGGAGGGCGACCGCGTCGTCACCCACTTCTTCGAGTCCAAGGAGCCGGGCTACCGCGGCTGGCGCTGGGCCGTCACCGTGACCCGCGCCTCCCGCGCGAAGAACGTCACCCTCGACGAAACGGTGCTGCTGCCCGGCGACGACGCGCTGCTGGCCCCCGAGTGGGTGCCGTGGAGCGAGCGGCTGCGTCCCGGTGACATGGGCCCCGGCGACCTGCTGCCCACCGACGCCGAGGACCTGCGCCTGGAGCCGGGCTGGTCGGGCGAGGACGCCCCGCCGCCGAACTCGGTGGTCTCCACCGAGATGGCCGAACTGGTCGAGGCCGAGGACGCCGACGTCACCGACCGCGCGGTGGTCCCCGTACGCGGCTCCATCACCTCGGTCGCCGAGGAGCTCGGCATGCGCCGGGCGCGCGTGCTCTCGCGGTACGGGCTGCACACCGCCGCCGACCGCTGGGACGAGTCCTTCGGAGCCAAGACCCCGATGGCGCAGGCCGCGCCCGCGTCGTGCGTGTCCTGCGGCTTCCTGGTCGCCATCGGCGGCTCGCTCGGCCAGGCCTTCGGGGTCTGCGCGAACGAGTTCAGCCCGGCCGACGGCCGCCTGGTGTCGCTCTCCTACGGCTGCGGCGGCCACTCGGAGGCCGCGGTCATGCCGGCCCCGCTGCGGCCGGCCCCGCCGGTGCTCGACTCGATGGCCTCGGACGAGTTCACCCTGCGACCGGCCCCCGACACCGGCTCGGTGCCGGTCTCGGAGTCGGACCTGCCGGCCGCGGACCTCGGCCACTCGTAG
- a CDS encoding HAD family hydrolase: protein MNLTVGFDLDMTLIDSRPGIRATYQALSAETGTFIDADEAVTRLGPPLEEELAHWFPEAEIPAMTERYREIYPTYAIGPTPAMPGAREAIGAVQALGGRAIVVTAKHEPNARLHLSHLGIEADAVVGWLWAEAKAGALREYGAQVYVGDHVGDVRGARTAGALSVAVPTGPCPEEELRGAGADVVLPDLTALPQWLAQYVAAQPV, encoded by the coding sequence ATGAACCTCACCGTCGGCTTCGACCTCGACATGACCCTCATCGACTCCCGCCCGGGAATCAGGGCCACCTACCAGGCCCTCTCGGCCGAGACGGGAACCTTCATCGACGCCGACGAGGCCGTCACCCGACTGGGTCCGCCGCTGGAGGAGGAGCTCGCGCACTGGTTCCCGGAGGCCGAGATCCCGGCCATGACCGAGCGCTACCGGGAGATCTACCCCACGTACGCCATCGGGCCGACCCCGGCGATGCCGGGCGCCCGCGAGGCGATCGGGGCCGTCCAGGCACTCGGCGGCCGCGCGATCGTCGTCACGGCCAAGCACGAGCCCAACGCCCGTCTGCACCTGTCGCACCTCGGCATCGAGGCCGACGCGGTCGTCGGCTGGCTCTGGGCGGAGGCCAAGGCCGGTGCGCTGCGCGAGTACGGGGCACAGGTCTACGTCGGCGACCACGTCGGCGACGTACGCGGTGCCCGCACGGCCGGCGCGCTGTCCGTGGCGGTGCCGACCGGCCCGTGCCCCGAGGAGGAGCTTCGCGGGGCGGGCGCGGACGTGGTGCTGCCCGACCTCACCGCGCTGCCGCAGTGGCTCGCGCAGTACGTCGCCGCGCAGCCCGTCTAG